In Perca fluviatilis chromosome 11, GENO_Pfluv_1.0, whole genome shotgun sequence, the following proteins share a genomic window:
- the si:ch1073-184j22.2 gene encoding dual specificity protein phosphatase 18, with amino-acid sequence MSVSQITPTLFLSGADAPLNAALMSQKRITLIVNATLSHASPAYPGVECVRVPVSDLPSARLGDHFDRVAERIHGNRAGGTLVHCAVGMSRSPALVMAYLMRYRGVTLGQAHRWVQDSRPFVRLNAGFWEQLLQYERRLYGRNTVRVAPAQEAPRSLPLPLTSPRLTPRLTLVPRSPLMSRPQAMTPASRRRRGTKASAVKI; translated from the coding sequence ATGTCGGTGTCTCAGATCACGCCCACGCTGTTCCTCAGCGGCGCCGATGCCCCCCTGAACGCCGCGCTGATGTCACAGAAACGCATCACGCTGATCGTCAACGCCACGCTGAGCCACGCCAGCCCGGCCTACCCCGGCGTGGAGTGCGTTCGAGTCCCGGTCTCCGACCTGCCCAGCGCGCGCCTCGGGGACCACTTCGACCGCGTGGCCGAGCGAATCCACGGCAACCGCGCCGGTGGGACCCTGGTGCACTGCGCCGTGGGCATGAGCCGCTCGCCGGCGCTGGTCATGGCGTACCTGATGCGCTACCGCGGCGTGACGCTCGGCCAGGCGCACCGCTGGGTGCAGGACAGCCGGCCGTTCGTGCGGCTCAACGCCGGATTCTGGGAGCAGCTGCTGCAGTACGAGAGGAGGCTGTACGGCAGGAACACCGTCAGGGTGGCGCCCGCGCAGGAGGCGCCACGGTCGTTACCGCTACCGCTAACGTCGCCGCGGCTAACGCCAAGGCTAACGCTGGTCCCCAGGTCGCCTCTGATGTCACGGCCGCAGGCGATGACTCCGGCAAGCAGGCGCAGAAGAGGAACCAAAGCCAGCGCCGTCAAAATCTGA